The genomic DNA TTGACCTGCCGATGGTCTATACTGAGTTTACGGGGTTCACTCGGGGCAAGTCAGATGATCTTTTTTCCCCTTTTGGACAATCCGTTGTTAATAAAGACTTATTAACGCTCTTTGAAAATTTAGCCTAAATGAAGTTTGGCACCTAAATTGCTGATATTTCTTTTCTTTTAGTGGAAAAGGACCAGCTCCCTGCCGGATAGGCAGCTGAGAGGTCATACGCGCAGTTGACAAAATCAAGACCCTCGCTCCCTGCCGGATAGGCAGCTGAGAGGTTATCTTCATACTCTTTCGCCCATTCCCACAAGCTCCCTGCCGGATAGGCAGCTGAGAGAACCACCACTCTGCATTGTTTACGTGCCTATCAGCTCCCTGCCGGATAGGCAGCTGAGAGAATACGACGAAGAGATGTGCCTCAGCGCCCGCGGCTCCCTGCCGGATAGGCAGCTGAGAGACCCGCAAGCCAGTCGGCTAGCGCTTGTTTTCGGCTCCCTGCCGGATAGGCAGCTGAGAGACGGACGTATGCACCGCCGTTGCTGGTCGACCCGCTCCCTGCCGGATAGGCAGCTGAGAGATATGGCCTTCCGCCACGAGCATAAACCTAAACGCTCCCTGCCGGATAGGCAGCTGAGAGACGAGGAAAAGCCCCAGGGGACGGACATCGCCCGCTCCCTGCCGGATAGGCAGCTGAGAGATCATAACCCGCTGACACCAGCTAGAAGGACTTGCTCCCTGCCGGATAGGCAGCTGAGAGACAATCACAAAAAGCTTCGTTCATTGCAGGCTCGCTCCCTGCCGGATAGGCAGCTGAGAGAAAGGGCGGCAAGCAGAAGGTGCAGGACGCAGCGCTCCCTGCCGGATAGGCAGCTGAGAGACGGATATAGCGCCGCCGTTCCCGCGCTTGCTCGCTCCCTGCCGGATAGGCAGCTGAGAGACGGATATAGCGCCGCCGTTCCCGCGCTTGCTCGCTCCCTGCCGGATAGGCAGCTGAGAGACCAGGCTGTGGCTCAAAACACGATCTCAACATGCTCCCTGCCGGATAGGCAGCTGAGAGAAACACGATCGATCCCTCAACGGGTGCGCCGTCGCTCCCTGCCGGATAGGCAGCTGAGAGAGACATGTTCACAGATTTGAACAAGGATTTGTCGCTCCCTGCCGGATAGGCAGCTGAGAGAAATTAGAGAAAGTTTCGTTCATGGCCGGCTCAGCTCCCTGCCGGATAGGCAGCTGAGAGATTGAGATCGGCGTCCACGAACACGTACCCGTCGCTCCCTGCCGGATAGGCAGCTGAGAGATGACAGGGCGGATGCAATGGTCTGGGCTATTAGCTCCCTGCCGGATAGGCAGCTGAGAGATCAGGGATGTAGAATTCTTTACCCAGAATCGAGCTCCCTGCCGGATAGGCAGCTGAGAGAGGGTCTGGACGGTTCCAGCGTTCCGGGTCTTTGCTCCCTGCCGGATAGGCAGCTGAGAGAACGTTGAGAACAGCACGGACACCGCCGTTCATGCTCCCTGCCGGATAGGCAGCTGAGAGATGGAAGGATCGGGTTACGCCAGCAGGGCGTTCGCTCCCTGCCGGATAGGCAGCTGAGAGAGGTTGGCGGGCGCGGTTCCCGACACACAAATAGCTCCCTGCCGGATAGGCAGCTGAGAGACGTACGGATGGCAGGTCAAACGCCCGGTTGGCGCTCCCTGCCGGATAGGCAGCTGAGAGATCACAGAATTAAACGCAGAGCGGGCCAGATCCGCTCCCTGCCGGATAGGCAGCTGAGAGAAGTAATCCGCGCCGCGCCAGCGATCCGAATGCGCTCCCTGCCGGATAGGCAGCTGAGAGAACAATAATCAGAACGATCAGATTGCGGATGTCGCTCCCTGCCGGATAGGCAGCTGAGAGACACGTCATAGAGTCGGACAAGCGCCCAATATAGCTCCCTGCCGGATAGGCAGCTGAGAGACGGTGTATAAGCCCAATACTGGCGGCGAAAATGCTCCCTGCCGGATAGGCAGCTGAGAGATAGAGTTGCCGCGAAAATGGGACGGTTTGATAGCTCCCTGCCGGATAGGCAGCTGAGAGAACAAAGCGCATGTGTGAGTATGATTCCTCATCGCTCCCTGCCGGATAGGCAGCTGAGAGAAATGTCAGAAACTCGCCATTACTTACGAAAAAGCTCCCTGCCGGATAGGCAGCTGAGAGAAAACGATGCCAGCCCGGCAAGGTTACCAGCCAGCTCCCTGCCGGATAGGCAGCTGAGAGAATTAGAGAAAGAACCCCGCTCCAAACGATGCCGCTCCCTGCCGGATAGGCAGCTGAGAGACTATGTTGAAAACAAGATCGCAGAGGCCTTGTGCTCCCTGCCGGATAGGCAGCTGAGAGAAGCAGAAACCATCGGTGCTGTGTTCAACTATGGCTCCCTGCCGGATAGGCAGCTGAGAGATCCAAAAAGCACTGCGAGCGAACAATGAGATTGCTCCCTGCCGGATAGGCAGCTGAGAGATTCTCCGCTGCAGAGATGTCGGCGCTGAAGGAGCTCCCTGCCGGATAGGCAGCTGAGAGAGGATCGAGTGGCAGCAGATTATTGAGCTTGCCGCTCCCTGCCGGATAGGCAGCTGAGAGAATTTGGCATGAAAAACAGACCCCTCCGCATCAGCTCCCTGCCGGATAGGCAGCTGAGAGACATTGATTCCGCGATTGCGGGAAGCGCGACAAGCTCCCTGCCGGATAGGCAGCTGAGAGAGGAAGTATGGATGGCTGGCGCGAATGACAAAGGCTCCCTGCCGGATAGGCAGCTGAGAGACTACGCTGAAAACAAGATTGCAGCGGCCTTGTGCTCCCTGCCGGATAGGCAGCTGAGAGAAACTGCCCCAGCAAAACGAACGCGGGTTTTCCGCTCCCTGCCGGATAGGCAGCTGAGAGACTCTGTTTAGGCGTTCATGGCGACCCATGCCAGCTCCCTGCCGGATAGGCAGCTGAGAGAATGAGGTGCCGCAAGGTAATCCAGTCACTCACGCTCCCTGCCGGATAGGCAGCTGAGAGATCCATTCATGCCCTGCGCATAGTGACGCTTACGCTCCCTGCCGGATAGGCAGCTGAGAGATCAAGGATCGCGAAGATTTTTTGTCAGTCGCAGCTCCCTGCCGGATAGGCAGCTGAGAGACTGTTCATGGTGGTGAGTGGTTAAAATTAAAAGCTCCCTGCCGGATAGGCAGCTGAGAGAAGAACCGCTGGCCATGAACAGGCTTCCGGATAGCTCCCTGCCGGATAGGCAGCTGAGAGACATTGGATGTTCGTCATACTCTGGCTTGGATATATCGCTGCCGGATAGGCAGCTGAGAGATCATTGAGCGCGGACAGGTCCTTGTTCAAATCGCTCCCTGCCGGATAGGCAGCTGAGAGATGGAGAACAAGGGTTACGCCGTCGCAGCGGCAGCTCCCTGCCGGATAGGCAGCTGAGAGATGGCCAGTTGGACCACAGCAGCGGCATCGGACGCTCCCTGCCGGATAGGCAGCTGAGAGAGTCTTTTGACCAGCCCTGTAACACCCGGTCTGGCTCCCTGCCGGATAGGCAGCTGAGAGAAACACGGCACCGGTTGCGGCGACTGATGAGGTGCTCCCTGCCGGATAGGCAGCTGAGAGACTCCAGCAAGCCAGGCGGCAAGAGCTTGTTTCGCTCCCTGCCGGATAGGCAGCTGAGAGAAAACTCATGTGGACATCGACAGAAGCTGCATCGCTCCCTGCCGGATAGGCAGCTGAGAGACTAGCGAAGATGTTTTCGAGAAGAAAACTAATGCTCCCTGCCGGCTAGGCAGCTGAGAGAAGAACGCGCTCGATCACCCGGCCATCAGATTGGAAAGCTTCTTGCATCAGGGGCGGCAACCAGAGAAGAACGATGCGGTGGACGCAGAAGCAATCTGTGAAGTGATCACCCGGCCCAGCATGCGTTTCGTGCCGGTGAAGGCCGTCGGGCAGCAGAGCGTTCTTATCCTGCACCGGGTCCGCGATCTCTCGATGCGCCAGCGCACGATGCTCCTCAACACCATCCGGGGACACCTGGCCGAGTTCGGGATCATCGCGACGCAGGGCCTGCGTCAGGTAATGGGTTTGATCGCGCGACTGCGGGACAAAGATGATGCCAGCTTGCCGGAGATTGCGCGGTCGGCCCTTCTCGCGTTGGGAGCTCATCTTGAGGCCTTGACTGGTGATATCCGCGCCTTGGAGCGTCGGCTCATGGTTTGGCACCGGGCGGATGCGATGAGCCGGCGGCTCGAAACGATCCCGGATATGGGTCTCATCACCGCCACCTCTCTGGCTGCCAGTGTACCCGATCCGTGAGTGTTCAAGTCCGGCCGTCAGTTTGCAGCCCTCCTCGGGTTGGTGCCGCGGCAGAACTCATCTGGCGGCAAGGACCGCCTCGGGCGAATTTCGAAAATGGGGGATAGGTATCTTCGAAAACTTCTTGTGGTCGGCGCTACCTCGGTGATCCGAGGAGCCGGGAGCAATCCCACAAAAACCGGAGATTGGGTGCGATCGCTTATGGAACGCAAACCCGCGAGGGTCGTCACGGTGGCGATGGCCAACAAGACAGCGCGCATCGCCTGGGCTGTCTTATCGAGCAGAGAAGCCTATCGGCCTGGCCAGTCAGTCACAGCAGCCTAAACGGCAGGAAAAAACAGACGAAGCGAAGGAGATCGCCAGAGAAATTGCAACAAACCGCCAGGAGATGGAAAAGGGATCACCCCAACCGCTTCTTAAACCTGATATGTGGATTGGCACGGCAATACCGATGCCTTGGGAGCAATGAGGAAGAAGCGCGCGGAAATCCATCGGGGCTCGCGGCGACGATGTATCGGGCCGCTCAAAGAGGCCGGATATACATTAGCATTCGTGATCGCCGAACCGGAACCAAACAGACCGTTGCAATCAGGCAGGTTCCATATACATCCACACAGGACTGCACTCTCTGGGGAGTTGGGTGAATGGCTGCAAGCTAAAGGCATGAAGAGCACCAGATGGAGGTAGCCTGAGCATGCCGATCCGGACGTACCTCGCGAACTGGAAGCCCACCAAGAGCGGCAAAGCAATGCCCGGCCAGATTTCCAGTAAGTCTATGCTCCTGCGAGGCACTGGCAGCGACACAGGTGGCCAGGAGCCGCAGTCTGCACCATCCAAGCTTAGCTCCGCAGCAACCGTGAGAATGGCTTCAGGGCACATCTTAGTCTCGTCTCTGTTGCCGTGGATCACATACGCCAAATCTTTCGTAAGCTATCTGCGGGACCACCCAGCTTTTCGAAAATAGCGATGGCTCTTTCCTTTTTCTCGCGTTCACGGTCTTCGCGATCATCCAAAACCGGCTGGACCTCAAGCATGATATTGATCGCCTTGATCAGCGACGGCACGTGACCTTTCAGTCCCTTCCGGCACAGGGCGAGATACGCCGCCTCAAGCCCGTCCAGGGAGACGGTCTGTCCCGCTGGCGTCCGGGCAATCACAGGCTCGGAAAGGATATCTGCCGCCTCCTGCACGATGTCGGACCTTGCCTTCGGCCTGCCTTTCGGGTTGCCGGACTGGCCCTTATTCCAGCGGGTGTGCTTTGGCGGGCAGCCGTAGCCGACCTTATAGTTTCTACTCACTGGATTCTCCTGCATCTGCAGTCAATCGGGCTACTCTTTCCTCATGGCGCCGCAAAATTTTCTTTACGTCAAGCCGCCGGTGCAGCTCTTCCCGTCCGGCATCGGCTTCGTCCAGAATGCGACGCTGAAGGTCGAGGGCGCGGCGATCGCCGGCCAGCGCATGATTCCGGAGTTTCCGGACAAGCGCCTCCTGGATTGGCATCGGTTCGCTATCTTCGCCGGCCCTGATTTTTCGCTTCAGAACCTTCTGAAGTGTGTTGAAGGCATCCGGCCTCTTTTTGGGCCGGCCCTTCGGGTTGCCGGACTTTCCTTTATTGAAGCGGCTGTTGACAGGCGGATTCATGTAGCCCATCGGCGGTGTCTCATGATCGCTCATTCCGCAGCCTCCGTCATCTCGGCCACAGGTTCGTCAGACCGACGCTCAGCTACTGTATTGAAGATCTCACCCGAAACCGCCAGCACCGGCTCCTGACCGGACAGCGCAGCATAGCGACGGCAGATGACATCGCAGTAGATCGGGTCAAGTTCGACAAGCCGGGCCACACGACCGGAGCGTTCGGCCGCGATCAGCGTCGTGCCGGAACCGCCGAAGCCATCCAGCACGATCTCACCCCGCCGCGACACATCCCGGATCGCATCGGCCACCAGCGCCACTGGCTTCACCGTAGGGTGCAGAGCCAGATCCTTCTGGTTTTTGCCGAAGCTGTTGACGCCCGGGTAGTCCCAGACATTTGTCCGGTAGCGGCCCGTTTCGCCAAGACCAAAGGTATTGGTGTGCGGTGCGGTCCCGACCTTCCAGACGTAGATCAACTCATGGCG from Pararhizobium sp. IMCC3301 includes the following:
- a CDS encoding transposase yields the protein MFKSGRQFAALLGLVPRQNSSGGKDRLGRISKMGDRYLRKLLVVGATSVIRGAGSNPTKTGDWVRSLMERKPARVVTVAMANKTARIAWAVLSSREAYRPGQSVTAA
- a CDS encoding DUF5681 domain-containing protein; protein product: MSRNYKVGYGCPPKHTRWNKGQSGNPKGRPKARSDIVQEAADILSEPVIARTPAGQTVSLDGLEAAYLALCRKGLKGHVPSLIKAINIMLEVQPVLDDREDREREKKERAIAIFEKLGGPADSLRKIWRM
- a CDS encoding DUF5681 domain-containing protein; translated protein: MSDHETPPMGYMNPPVNSRFNKGKSGNPKGRPKKRPDAFNTLQKVLKRKIRAGEDSEPMPIQEALVRKLRNHALAGDRRALDLQRRILDEADAGREELHRRLDVKKILRRHEERVARLTADAGESSE